Genomic window (Staphylococcus debuckii):
TTAAATCAATTTGGTTTTGATATTTATCATGGTGCGCGTCCAACAGAATGGATGTATTTTACATTCTTAGTTTCAGGAGTACTCTTTGCACTTTATTTATATGCATTGATCAACATGAAACTATTACATTTAACAGACAAGCCTGTGTTCAATTACTTAATTGTCACTTTCTTAATCATCACCAATAGCTTAGGAATATTTATGGGCAGATTCTTACGCTTACATACTGTTTATTTAATCAACCAGCCCTTGGCAATTTTGCGTGATGTCATGACCTTGCTGGATGCCAGAGGCGTCTTCTTCATCATCTTAATGGCAATCTTGCAAGTTCTATTCTTGATTTTAATTAAAGGAGTGCGGATGGTAAAATGACAGTCTATCTCGGAATCTTTATCGCAGTTGTAATCTTGCTGCAAATGGCTATCGGCCACCTTATCCGTGAGCTCGGTTTCTCATTTCCAATCAGTATTGCACTCATGTGCTTACCATTAGGTATCGGCGTGTTCTTATTGCAAATTGTTTATTATGAGCAATACTATCCAGATTGGGAAGTCACGCTCGGCGCAAAATTACGCTTGAAATATATGTACTTGCTGACGTTCTTTGAATTTGTCGCTTTATATATTTGTTTTTTTGTCTTTTAAATAAGGAAGCGCACGTCCAGGTGAAAAATCCTGTTCGCGCGCTTTTATTTTTACAAGAGAGTTGAAGTACCCTTCAAAGCGTTCTTTTTTAAATTAATCCAAGCCATTTCCAGTAAGTCATACTGAAGATGATGATAAGAATGTAGGCTACGATTGTCAGCGGTATGCCGGCTTTCAAGAAGTCTTTTACTGTAAATGTGCCTGTACCGTATGCGAGCATATTCTGCGGTGCGCTTACGGGTAGAAGGAAGCCGAAACTGATAACGAATTG
Coding sequences:
- a CDS encoding DUF1361 domain-containing protein; the protein is MQSRYVARILFVLLMLLTLPLNHFYNFMALNLFLAYIPFELVLLLKLFIPKRKFEWPLFIIFALIFILILPNTFYMVTDLIHLNQFGFDIYHGARPTEWMYFTFLVSGVLFALYLYALINMKLLHLTDKPVFNYLIVTFLIITNSLGIFMGRFLRLHTVYLINQPLAILRDVMTLLDARGVFFIILMAILQVLFLILIKGVRMVK